A genomic segment from Tuwongella immobilis encodes:
- a CDS encoding glucose 1-dehydrogenase, translated as MATFTDKVVVITGGTSGIGKATALEFAKAGAKVVVSGRRIPEGEAVVAAIHALGGQGLFVQTDVTDEAQVQRLIETTVATYGRLDIAFNNAGVEHTAAVTELTPESYRKIFDANVLGVLLSMKYEVLAMLKTGGGSIINTSSVAGHIGMASVSVYVGAKHAVEGITKAAALEYAKQGIRVNAVAPAAIVTDMIDRFVGGADTEGGKYLASLHPVGRLGKAEEVAAAVLYLASDAASFTTGISLPVDGGWLAQ; from the coding sequence ATGGCGACATTTACCGACAAAGTGGTTGTGATTACCGGCGGCACCAGCGGCATCGGCAAAGCGACTGCTTTGGAATTTGCCAAAGCCGGTGCCAAGGTCGTGGTCTCGGGCCGACGCATTCCGGAAGGGGAAGCGGTGGTCGCTGCCATTCACGCGCTGGGTGGCCAAGGGCTGTTCGTGCAAACCGATGTCACCGACGAAGCCCAAGTGCAACGGCTGATCGAAACCACCGTGGCCACCTATGGCCGATTGGATATCGCCTTCAACAATGCCGGCGTAGAGCATACCGCAGCCGTCACGGAACTTACTCCAGAATCGTATCGCAAGATCTTTGATGCCAACGTCTTAGGTGTGCTGCTGAGCATGAAGTACGAAGTGCTGGCGATGCTGAAGACTGGCGGCGGATCGATCATCAACACCAGCTCCGTCGCTGGGCATATCGGCATGGCGAGTGTGAGCGTGTATGTCGGGGCCAAGCACGCCGTGGAAGGCATCACCAAAGCGGCGGCCCTGGAATATGCCAAGCAGGGAATTCGCGTGAATGCGGTCGCCCCGGCGGCGATTGTCACCGATATGATCGACCGATTTGTCGGCGGGGCCGATACCGAAGGCGGCAAATATCTGGCAAGCCTGCATCCGGTGGGCCGACTGGGGAAGGCGGAAGAAGTCGCAGCGGCGGTGCTGTATCTCGCTTCGGATGCCGCGAGTTTCACCACGGGCATCTCGCTGCCGGTGGATGGCGGCTGGTTGGCCCAGTAA
- a CDS encoding methionine--tRNA ligase: MSEKPRFYLTTAIDYPNSRPHIGTAFEKLGADVQARYRRMEGANVFFLMGNDENTIKVAKRAAELGLEPKPYCDDMARQFKEVWTMLNISFDDFIQTSEERHHIGCRKFIQKVYDNGYIRKGSYEGWYCEGCEAFKTEKELVEGKCPDHKMPAIRRTEPCFSFELSKFQAQLLAFYEANPDFIQPESRRNEILALVKEELRDVNITRVGQTWGIRVPFDETFTIYVWFDALLNYITGVGYGTDEERFAKWWPADIHFIGKDITRFHCALWPAMCFAAGITPPKLVFGHGFVNNDGQKMSKSLGNIVEPGEILSKFGVTSDAVRYYFMRECPFPSDGDYSEKRFVEVFNSELANTYGNLYSRIVTLVTGNYAGTFAGTAGQTADAIPGLDIPKIVANVREAVEQCRYSQALQAVMVDLLMPVNQFMEANAPWKLVKTDLPAAAKVLFTALEPLRVATILLKPFIPLGAETIYRGFNFDTPWESVSYADAARPGRWESDLRVTAELNEKGKVTPVYQRLNVKTT, translated from the coding sequence ATGAGCGAGAAACCGCGATTTTATCTGACCACTGCGATCGATTATCCGAATAGCCGTCCGCACATCGGGACGGCGTTCGAGAAACTCGGGGCTGATGTGCAGGCGCGCTATCGCCGAATGGAAGGGGCCAACGTCTTTTTCTTGATGGGCAACGACGAAAACACCATCAAAGTGGCCAAGCGGGCCGCCGAGTTGGGGCTGGAACCCAAGCCCTACTGCGATGATATGGCCCGACAGTTCAAAGAAGTTTGGACGATGCTGAATATCAGCTTCGATGATTTCATCCAAACCAGTGAAGAACGTCACCATATTGGCTGCCGAAAATTCATCCAGAAGGTGTACGACAACGGTTATATTCGCAAAGGTAGTTACGAAGGTTGGTATTGCGAAGGTTGCGAGGCATTCAAAACTGAGAAGGAATTGGTCGAAGGCAAGTGCCCCGATCACAAGATGCCCGCGATTCGACGCACGGAGCCGTGCTTCAGCTTTGAATTGTCGAAATTCCAAGCGCAACTGCTCGCCTTCTACGAGGCTAACCCGGATTTCATCCAGCCGGAATCGCGCCGCAACGAAATTTTAGCACTGGTGAAAGAAGAACTCCGGGATGTCAACATCACCCGCGTCGGGCAGACCTGGGGGATTCGCGTTCCGTTTGACGAAACCTTTACCATCTATGTTTGGTTCGATGCGCTGTTGAATTACATCACGGGGGTGGGCTACGGCACGGATGAGGAACGCTTTGCGAAGTGGTGGCCTGCGGATATCCACTTCATTGGCAAAGACATCACGCGCTTTCACTGTGCGCTGTGGCCGGCGATGTGCTTTGCGGCCGGGATCACGCCGCCGAAACTCGTGTTCGGGCATGGCTTTGTGAACAACGACGGCCAGAAGATGAGTAAATCGCTGGGCAATATCGTCGAACCCGGTGAGATTCTCAGCAAGTTTGGAGTGACATCCGACGCCGTCCGCTATTATTTCATGCGGGAATGTCCGTTCCCCAGTGATGGTGATTATTCGGAGAAGCGGTTTGTCGAAGTCTTTAACTCCGAACTGGCAAACACTTACGGCAATTTGTACAGTCGGATTGTCACGCTCGTGACCGGGAATTATGCCGGGACATTTGCAGGGACGGCGGGCCAGACTGCGGATGCAATTCCAGGATTAGATATTCCGAAGATTGTTGCCAATGTCCGAGAGGCCGTCGAGCAGTGTCGCTATAGTCAAGCCCTGCAAGCGGTTATGGTCGATTTGCTGATGCCGGTCAACCAGTTCATGGAGGCCAATGCCCCCTGGAAATTGGTGAAAACCGATCTGCCCGCCGCCGCGAAAGTGCTGTTCACGGCCTTGGAGCCGCTTCGCGTGGCGACGATTTTGCTCAAACCGTTCATCCCGCTTGGGGCCGAGACGATCTACCGCGGCTTCAATTTTGATACGCCGTGGGAATCGGTTTCCTATGCGGATGCGGCCCGACCCGGTCGATGGGAAAGCGATCTCCGCGTGACCGCCGAACTCAACGAAAAGGGCAAGGTGACGCCGGTGTATCAGCGATTGAATGTGAAAACGACCTAA
- a CDS encoding DUF1501 domain-containing protein: MFTLDLGRSANYCDGVNRRDFLTLGVAGMASLGLPNLLRAKDASTAATGTRKNTSVILLWLDGGPGHMDTYDMKPDAPAEYRGIWKPIRSKVPGFDVTELFPLQARITDHFSMVRSLYHNTGDHFAGAHRMLTTKDMGVSGANTAIKFPGIGSIVQRELGPRQPGMPGYVAVPYAMSVGVRPGYFGAHMVGAAYNPFETNGDPNATNFQVQNLNLANGLKLDHLNDRRSLVKHFDQARRDLDQRPEARTMDRFSQEAFDFVSSGVAKKAFDLSAEDPRIRDRYGRHQWGQSTLLARRLVEAGATFVTAHFGGWDHHWDLKKGMEDYLPKIDRLVWALFTDLAERGLLESTLVVLCGEFSRTPRMNDGGNGGAPMSMGTPGRDHWGNSMFCLMGGGGVKGGIVVGSTDRLGESPKSRPVTPSNIHATIYDVLGIDPKLNLFDPTGRPVPVLDDPTPISELL; encoded by the coding sequence ATGTTTACGCTCGATCTCGGACGATCGGCCAACTATTGCGATGGCGTCAACCGCCGCGATTTTCTCACCCTGGGCGTCGCTGGCATGGCCAGCCTCGGATTGCCCAATCTGTTGCGGGCCAAGGACGCATCTACCGCCGCAACCGGAACGCGCAAAAACACTTCCGTCATTTTGCTCTGGCTCGATGGCGGCCCCGGTCACATGGACACCTACGACATGAAGCCCGATGCCCCCGCAGAATACCGCGGCATCTGGAAGCCGATTCGCAGTAAGGTGCCCGGATTCGATGTCACCGAACTCTTTCCGCTGCAAGCACGAATCACCGACCATTTTTCGATGGTGCGATCGCTGTACCACAATACCGGCGACCACTTTGCCGGTGCCCACCGCATGCTCACCACCAAAGACATGGGCGTGAGCGGGGCCAACACGGCGATCAAATTCCCTGGAATCGGCTCGATTGTGCAGCGCGAATTGGGCCCGCGCCAGCCCGGCATGCCCGGCTATGTTGCCGTTCCATATGCCATGAGCGTCGGGGTGCGGCCCGGCTATTTTGGTGCCCACATGGTCGGGGCGGCGTACAACCCGTTTGAGACCAACGGCGACCCCAACGCGACCAACTTCCAGGTGCAGAACCTCAACCTGGCCAACGGGTTAAAGCTGGACCATCTCAACGACCGCCGATCGCTGGTGAAGCACTTCGATCAGGCACGACGCGACTTGGACCAACGCCCCGAAGCCCGCACGATGGATCGATTTTCGCAAGAAGCATTTGATTTCGTCTCCAGCGGTGTCGCCAAGAAAGCGTTCGATCTCTCTGCCGAAGATCCCCGCATCCGCGATCGGTATGGCCGCCATCAATGGGGCCAATCGACCCTGCTGGCACGGCGACTGGTGGAAGCAGGTGCCACCTTCGTGACCGCCCATTTCGGCGGCTGGGACCATCACTGGGATCTCAAGAAGGGAATGGAAGACTATCTGCCGAAGATCGATCGATTGGTCTGGGCACTGTTCACCGATTTGGCCGAACGCGGACTGCTGGAATCGACGTTAGTCGTTCTCTGTGGCGAGTTTAGCCGCACGCCGCGCATGAACGACGGCGGCAACGGCGGCGCTCCCATGAGCATGGGCACCCCCGGCCGCGATCACTGGGGCAACTCGATGTTCTGCCTCATGGGTGGCGGGGGCGTCAAAGGCGGAATCGTCGTTGGATCAACCGACCGACTCGGCGAATCGCCCAAATCCCGCCCGGTCACGCCGTCCAACATTCACGCGACCATCTACGATGTCCTTGGGATCGATCCGAAACTCAATCTGTTCGATCCAACCGGACGCCCGGTGCCAGTGCTGGACGACCCGACGCCGATTTCGGAATTGCTGTAA
- a CDS encoding EVE domain-containing protein, whose translation MARWLFKQEPDSYSYSDLERDGETVWDGVSNALALKHLRQAQPGDVVWFYHTGKEKAIVGEMRVVANDAGVVKVAAVRRLAKPVTLAMVKADALLADWELVRLARLSVMPVSEAQWQRVEALAAE comes from the coding sequence ATGGCACGTTGGTTGTTCAAACAAGAGCCGGATTCGTACTCCTATTCCGATCTCGAGCGCGATGGCGAGACCGTTTGGGATGGCGTCTCGAACGCCTTGGCACTGAAGCACTTACGACAAGCCCAGCCCGGTGATGTGGTGTGGTTTTACCATACTGGAAAGGAAAAGGCGATTGTCGGTGAAATGCGTGTGGTGGCGAATGATGCCGGGGTGGTGAAGGTGGCGGCGGTACGGCGGTTGGCCAAACCAGTGACATTGGCGATGGTCAAGGCCGATGCACTGCTGGCGGATTGGGAGTTGGTGCGGTTGGCGCGGTTGTCGGTAATGCCGGTTAGCGAAGCGCAATGGCAACGGGTGGAAGCACTTGCGGCGGAATGA
- the hrpB gene encoding ATP-dependent helicase HrpB — translation MGLPRFPIDDVLPELIRQLRDASSVVLRAPTGAGKTTRVPPALLDAGFADSGWIVMLEPRRVAARAAARRMASERGEPIGETIGYQVRLERVAGPRTRILVVTPGILLRMLQDDPFLEKIAVIVMDEFHERSLEGDLVLGMTRLVQTTVRPELKLLLMSATLADQRLSAYLGDCPIVRSEGRLYPVQLRYHPRRGDADLLDTARDAIERIWPETPGDLLVFLPGVGEIRTLERELQPFAAARGVRVMPLYGDLPAEQQDLALRKFPERKIVLATNVAETSVTVDGVTAVIDTGLARQNRFDASVGLDRLELVPIAQDSADQRAGRAGRTQPGICVRLWEEAGHRQRPETTLPEIQRIDLSGALLHLLCLGEAKPEDFLWLDAPRSEALEQAFRLLRRLGAVDANGVTELGRAMGRLPLHPRLARMVLDGAERGVLRSTLLAAVLLTERDPIQRRSGIRSDRQSDVLDRLDVLEQFQRTGRTEFPVGNLVPGAARQLLRLAEQLERQLAREGVRAAERPSQSVEDAEVALLRALLAGFPDRVAKRREPGSRRARMVGGRGVQIGPMSGVDGPEYFLAIDVDGGGSEALVRMASGIERSWLPESVIVVRDEVEFDEASGKIQGRRRRRYDDLILEESPIAIRDSEAAAELLAEVAASRLEQALPDSESAAGQWLNRLRCLAEWVPDVELPRLDEAGMREILRQVCRGCRSLDEVRQADWIGIIQGMMDYATTQWIEREAPERLEVPSGSRIALRYEPGRPPILAVRIQELFGLTETPRIARGRVPVLLHLLAPNYRPQQITDDLSSFWANVYPQVRKDLRARYPKHAWPEDPWTATAQSRPQRRPS, via the coding sequence GTGGGACTGCCGCGATTCCCCATTGATGATGTGCTGCCTGAGCTGATCCGCCAGCTCCGCGATGCCTCCAGCGTGGTCCTTCGCGCACCCACCGGAGCCGGGAAAACCACCCGAGTGCCGCCCGCATTGCTCGATGCCGGATTCGCCGATTCCGGATGGATCGTCATGCTCGAACCCCGTCGCGTCGCGGCTCGGGCTGCCGCTCGACGCATGGCCAGCGAACGTGGCGAACCCATCGGAGAAACCATCGGCTACCAGGTGCGATTGGAACGAGTGGCCGGGCCGCGAACCCGCATCCTCGTCGTCACGCCGGGGATTTTGCTTCGCATGCTCCAGGATGATCCCTTTTTAGAGAAAATTGCGGTCATCGTCATGGACGAATTTCACGAACGCAGCCTGGAAGGCGACCTCGTACTGGGAATGACGCGCTTGGTGCAGACGACGGTGCGCCCGGAATTGAAATTGCTGCTGATGTCCGCGACGCTGGCCGATCAACGATTGTCCGCGTATCTGGGCGATTGCCCGATCGTCCGCAGCGAAGGGCGGTTATACCCCGTGCAACTGCGGTATCATCCCCGCCGTGGCGATGCCGATTTGCTGGATACCGCCCGCGACGCGATTGAGCGGATTTGGCCCGAAACTCCCGGCGATCTGCTGGTCTTTCTCCCCGGTGTCGGGGAAATTCGCACGTTGGAACGCGAGTTGCAGCCATTTGCGGCGGCGCGCGGCGTGCGCGTGATGCCGCTATACGGCGATTTGCCCGCCGAGCAGCAGGATTTGGCGCTGCGGAAATTCCCTGAGCGAAAAATTGTGCTGGCAACCAACGTCGCCGAAACCTCAGTCACCGTCGATGGCGTGACGGCGGTGATCGATACCGGGTTGGCGCGGCAGAATCGGTTCGATGCCAGCGTTGGCCTGGATCGTCTCGAATTGGTGCCGATTGCTCAGGACTCGGCGGATCAGCGGGCCGGTCGTGCGGGCCGAACGCAACCCGGCATCTGCGTGCGACTTTGGGAAGAAGCGGGGCATCGGCAACGACCCGAAACCACGCTGCCGGAAATTCAGCGAATCGATCTTTCCGGGGCGCTGCTGCATCTGCTTTGCTTGGGTGAAGCGAAACCGGAGGATTTTCTCTGGCTGGATGCGCCGCGTTCTGAGGCGCTGGAGCAGGCATTTCGGTTGCTGCGTCGGCTGGGGGCGGTCGATGCCAATGGCGTGACCGAATTGGGCCGCGCGATGGGGCGATTGCCGTTGCATCCGCGCTTGGCTCGCATGGTGTTGGATGGGGCGGAGCGCGGCGTATTGCGCAGCACGCTGTTGGCGGCTGTGTTACTCACGGAGCGCGATCCCATCCAACGACGTTCGGGAATCCGCAGCGATCGGCAATCGGATGTCTTGGATCGTCTGGATGTGCTGGAGCAATTCCAACGCACGGGCCGAACGGAATTTCCCGTGGGCAATCTGGTGCCTGGAGCGGCGCGGCAACTGTTGCGACTCGCCGAGCAACTCGAACGCCAACTGGCGCGAGAAGGTGTGCGAGCGGCGGAACGTCCATCGCAATCCGTTGAAGATGCAGAGGTTGCGCTGTTGCGGGCATTGCTGGCGGGATTCCCGGATCGAGTCGCCAAACGGCGCGAACCCGGAAGCCGGCGGGCGCGGATGGTGGGTGGTCGCGGCGTGCAGATTGGGCCGATGTCTGGTGTGGATGGGCCGGAATATTTCCTGGCAATCGATGTCGATGGCGGCGGCAGCGAGGCACTCGTGCGGATGGCTTCGGGAATCGAACGATCGTGGCTGCCGGAATCTGTCATTGTCGTGCGGGATGAGGTCGAATTCGACGAAGCGAGTGGCAAAATCCAAGGGCGGCGTCGGCGGCGCTACGACGATTTGATCCTGGAGGAATCCCCAATCGCGATCCGCGATTCCGAAGCCGCCGCCGAGTTACTCGCCGAAGTGGCCGCATCGCGCTTGGAACAGGCGTTGCCCGACAGCGAATCCGCCGCAGGGCAATGGTTGAATCGGCTGCGATGTCTGGCCGAATGGGTTCCCGATGTCGAACTGCCACGTTTGGACGAAGCCGGAATGCGCGAGATTCTGCGTCAGGTCTGTCGGGGGTGTCGCTCGTTGGACGAGGTTCGCCAAGCCGATTGGATCGGCATCATTCAGGGGATGATGGATTACGCGACGACGCAATGGATCGAGCGCGAAGCCCCCGAGCGGCTCGAAGTGCCCAGCGGCAGTCGGATTGCATTGCGGTACGAACCGGGGCGGCCACCGATTCTGGCGGTGCGCATTCAGGAATTGTTCGGCCTGACCGAGACACCGCGCATCGCCCGCGGTCGGGTGCCGGTGCTGCTGCATCTGTTGGCCCCGAATTATCGTCCGCAGCAGATTACCGATGATCTGTCGAGTTTCTGGGCGAATGTCTATCCGCAGGTTCGCAAAGATTTGCGGGCACGCTATCCCAAACACGCCTGGCCGGAAGACCCTTGGACCGCTACCGCACAATCCCGTCCGCAGCGCCGCCCCTCCTGA
- a CDS encoding spermine/spermidine synthase domain-containing protein — protein MSETSVSTAQLGRGHLFGISMLILFLELACIRWFPSHVLFLTFFTNMILLACFLGMSLGCLMARGNPQWIRLSPWLLILAMGLGMFADVTDSVINEYVDVGRNSESPQMVFFGTETAGKAEFNNKIPIEVIGLVFFLLITGSMIGPGMILGRCLMAVPGRVEAYTIDIAGSLTGILLFSTLSWFSVPAWVWFLLIALALVKFMDLLEPAMRPEWPLRLFMVIILPVLALSPLRPILFDKLVQIEMWSPYYRILYTPNVYDLPIRDISTNLIGHQRIHPRNETPVAYPLPHLLNRDAGLPKFKSILIIGAGSGNDVSRALQFAAPDAHIDAVDIEPVIQSIGVRENPDQPYADPRVHVQINDGRNFLKSTTRKYDFVLFALVDSLVLHSGYSNIRLESYLFTQESIADVKRCLADDGLFVMSNYFRQGFIIHRLDQTLASVFGEQRFVMTMPPVKELDATGVADGFGMFFSGPRTEPIRAKLNQHGGNFWVPTKKGIIRDALALPNGYRDAPPPEEAGVNWIGFHPTPIINPTPPILATDDWPFLYLREPMVPDLSIRTMIMIGSVSLVLLYLTGLRTHGQGGTTLIARMFFLGAAFMLLETKAVVHMSLLYGSTWIVNSVVFAGILVMILLSNLWVIARRPQVLTVYYVLLIASLVLNALVPLDAFLGMSSMLQLILPTGMVALPVFFAGVIFATSFSRSTDADRSFGFNIAGAILGGLVEYFSMLIGFRYLVLLAAGLYLLSSLQSGTNAASSESAAPASPPGA, from the coding sequence GTGAGCGAAACGTCTGTCTCGACCGCCCAACTCGGACGCGGTCACTTGTTCGGCATCAGTATGCTGATTCTCTTCCTGGAATTGGCGTGCATTCGCTGGTTCCCGTCGCATGTGCTGTTCCTGACCTTCTTCACGAATATGATCCTGCTGGCGTGCTTTTTGGGCATGTCGTTGGGTTGCCTGATGGCGCGGGGCAATCCGCAGTGGATTCGCCTGAGTCCCTGGCTGCTGATCTTGGCCATGGGGTTGGGGATGTTCGCGGATGTCACCGATAGCGTCATCAATGAGTATGTCGATGTCGGTCGCAACTCCGAATCGCCGCAAATGGTGTTCTTTGGCACGGAGACCGCCGGCAAAGCTGAATTCAATAACAAAATCCCGATTGAAGTGATCGGCTTAGTCTTCTTTCTGCTGATTACCGGCAGCATGATCGGTCCGGGGATGATCCTGGGCCGCTGCCTGATGGCCGTGCCGGGGCGAGTCGAGGCGTACACCATCGACATTGCCGGCAGTCTCACCGGGATTCTGTTGTTTTCGACTCTGTCTTGGTTCTCGGTGCCGGCGTGGGTGTGGTTCCTGCTCATCGCCCTGGCGCTCGTGAAATTCATGGATCTGCTGGAACCGGCGATGCGTCCGGAATGGCCGTTGCGGTTGTTCATGGTCATCATTCTTCCAGTGCTGGCATTGTCTCCACTGCGACCGATTTTGTTCGATAAGTTGGTTCAGATTGAAATGTGGTCGCCCTATTACCGGATTTTGTACACACCGAACGTGTACGATCTGCCCATTCGAGACATTAGTACCAATCTCATCGGGCATCAGCGCATTCATCCACGCAATGAAACGCCGGTGGCGTATCCGTTGCCGCATTTGCTGAATCGGGATGCGGGACTGCCGAAGTTCAAGAGCATCCTGATTATCGGTGCAGGGTCGGGGAATGATGTCAGCCGAGCGTTGCAATTTGCGGCACCGGATGCCCATATCGATGCCGTGGATATTGAGCCGGTGATTCAATCGATCGGCGTGCGGGAGAATCCGGATCAACCCTATGCCGACCCGCGCGTGCATGTGCAGATTAACGATGGCCGCAACTTCCTGAAATCGACCACCCGCAAATACGATTTCGTGCTGTTCGCGCTGGTCGATTCGCTGGTGTTGCATTCCGGCTACAGCAACATCCGCCTGGAATCGTATCTGTTTACCCAGGAATCGATTGCGGATGTGAAGCGCTGTCTGGCCGATGACGGCTTGTTCGTCATGTCGAACTACTTCCGGCAGGGGTTCATCATCCATCGCTTGGATCAGACGTTGGCGAGCGTGTTTGGCGAGCAGCGATTTGTCATGACCATGCCGCCCGTGAAGGAACTCGACGCAACCGGCGTGGCCGATGGCTTTGGCATGTTCTTTTCTGGCCCACGAACGGAACCAATTCGCGCCAAATTGAATCAGCACGGCGGGAACTTCTGGGTGCCCACCAAGAAGGGGATCATCCGCGATGCGCTGGCGTTGCCCAATGGCTACCGCGATGCGCCGCCGCCGGAGGAAGCGGGCGTGAATTGGATCGGCTTCCATCCCACGCCGATCATCAATCCCACGCCACCGATTTTGGCGACGGACGATTGGCCGTTTCTGTACCTGCGAGAACCGATGGTGCCGGACTTGAGCATTCGCACCATGATCATGATCGGCAGCGTCTCGCTGGTGCTGTTGTACCTCACCGGACTTCGCACCCACGGGCAGGGGGGCACCACTCTGATTGCCCGCATGTTCTTCCTGGGGGCAGCGTTTATGCTGCTTGAAACCAAGGCCGTGGTGCATATGTCGCTGCTGTATGGCAGCACCTGGATTGTGAACTCGGTGGTGTTCGCCGGGATTCTCGTGATGATTCTGCTGTCGAATCTGTGGGTCATCGCCCGCCGTCCGCAGGTGCTGACGGTGTATTATGTGTTGCTGATTGCCTCGCTGGTGCTGAACGCATTGGTGCCGTTGGATGCGTTTTTGGGCATGTCGTCAATGCTGCAGTTGATTTTGCCGACGGGAATGGTGGCGTTACCTGTGTTCTTCGCCGGGGTGATTTTCGCGACATCGTTTAGCCGTTCGACCGATGCGGATCGCTCGTTCGGCTTCAACATTGCCGGGGCGATTCTCGGCGGGTTGGTGGAATACTTCTCCATGTTGATCGGTTTCCGGTACTTGGTGCTGCTCGCAGCGGGCTTGTATCTGCTCTCCTCGCTGCAATCCGGCACGAACGCGGCATCGAGCGAATCGGCCGCTCCCGCCTCGCCACCAGGAGCCTAA
- a CDS encoding NADP-dependent isocitrate dehydrogenase translates to MTTATKTVTVIPGDGIGPECVKSAQEIIAASGAAISWDEQIAGASAFRQGIASGVPDATIESVHKTRCVLKGPLETPVGFGEKSANVTLRKLFETYANIRPVRELPGVVTPYSGRGIDLVVIRENVEDLYAGIEHMQTPGVAQCLKLISRKGCEKVVRLAFEFARAEGRKSIACATKSNIMKMTEGLLKRTFEEVAKEYPDIESWHVIIDNCAHQLVKKPEQFDIIVTTNMNGDIISDLTSALVGGLGFAPSANIGNDVAIFEAVHGSAPKYAGKNVINPSAVIGSAIMMLRHLGEYEAAEKVENAMLVTFEEGKHKTGDVVGYGSPEATSTTAFTEAIIANLGKTSSRYRKREHSPIKLPKVSAEPALVFPKTRRVIGADVFVEANQLPSVVGPALEAAVEGSPIKLKMISNRGTQVYPSRGAITDCIDQHRCRFVLRDLSAGNEVTNEIINDLIARVTAKFNWMHIEKLQEFDGAAGYTKAQGED, encoded by the coding sequence ATGACGACGGCAACCAAGACAGTGACGGTGATTCCGGGCGATGGTATCGGGCCGGAATGCGTGAAGTCCGCCCAAGAAATTATCGCAGCCAGCGGCGCGGCGATTTCCTGGGATGAGCAAATCGCCGGTGCCAGCGCGTTCCGCCAAGGCATCGCTTCGGGGGTGCCCGATGCGACCATCGAATCTGTCCACAAGACCCGCTGCGTCCTGAAGGGGCCGCTCGAAACTCCCGTGGGCTTCGGCGAAAAGTCGGCCAACGTGACCCTGCGCAAGCTGTTTGAAACCTACGCCAACATCCGCCCCGTGCGGGAGTTGCCCGGCGTGGTCACTCCGTACAGCGGCCGGGGCATCGACCTGGTGGTCATCCGCGAAAACGTCGAAGACTTGTATGCGGGCATCGAGCATATGCAAACGCCGGGCGTCGCCCAGTGCTTGAAGCTCATCTCTCGCAAGGGCTGCGAAAAGGTCGTTCGCTTGGCCTTTGAATTCGCCCGCGCCGAAGGCCGCAAGTCGATCGCCTGCGCCACCAAGTCCAACATCATGAAGATGACCGAAGGGTTGCTCAAGCGCACCTTCGAAGAAGTGGCCAAGGAATATCCGGATATCGAATCGTGGCACGTGATTATCGATAACTGCGCTCACCAGCTCGTCAAGAAGCCGGAGCAGTTCGATATCATCGTCACCACGAACATGAACGGTGACATCATCTCCGACTTGACCAGCGCGTTGGTCGGTGGCCTGGGCTTCGCTCCGTCGGCGAACATCGGCAACGATGTGGCCATTTTCGAAGCGGTCCACGGGTCGGCACCGAAGTACGCCGGCAAGAACGTCATCAATCCGTCGGCCGTCATCGGTTCGGCGATCATGATGCTGCGTCACCTGGGCGAATACGAAGCGGCCGAGAAGGTCGAAAACGCCATGCTTGTCACCTTCGAAGAAGGCAAGCACAAGACGGGCGATGTGGTTGGCTACGGCAGCCCGGAAGCGACCAGCACCACCGCCTTCACCGAGGCGATCATCGCCAACTTGGGCAAGACCTCGTCCCGCTATCGCAAGCGCGAACATTCGCCGATCAAGCTGCCGAAAGTCAGCGCGGAACCGGCGTTGGTGTTCCCGAAGACCCGCCGCGTGATTGGTGCGGATGTCTTCGTCGAAGCCAACCAACTGCCCAGCGTGGTTGGTCCGGCGTTGGAAGCGGCCGTCGAAGGTTCGCCGATCAAGCTGAAGATGATCTCCAACCGTGGGACGCAAGTCTATCCGTCGCGCGGTGCCATCACCGACTGCATCGATCAACATCGCTGCCGATTCGTGCTGCGGGATCTCTCCGCTGGCAACGAAGTCACCAACGAAATCATCAACGACCTGATCGCCCGCGTGACCGCCAAGTTCAACTGGATGCACATCGAAAAGCTGCAAGAATTCGATGGCGCTGCCGGTTACACCAAGGCCCAAGGCGAAGATTGA